The Equus caballus isolate H_3958 breed thoroughbred chromosome 12, TB-T2T, whole genome shotgun sequence genome contains a region encoding:
- the SF1 gene encoding splicing factor 1 isoform X20, translated as MVALNPDFKPPADYKPPATRVSDKVMIPQDEYPEINFVGLLIGPRGNTLKNIEKECNAKIMIRGKGSVKEGKVGRKDGQMLPGEDEPLHALVTANTMENVKKAVEQIRNILKQGIETPEDQNDLRKMQLRELARLNGTLREDDNRILRPWQSSETRSITNTTVCTKCGGAGHIASDCKFQRPGDPQSAQDKARMDKEYLSLMAELGEAPVPASVGSTSGPATTPLASAPRPAAPANNPPPPSRPPWMSSGPSESRPYHGMHGGGPGGPGGGPHSFPHPLPSLTGGHGGHPMQHNPNGPPPPWMQPPPPPMNQGPHPPGHHGPPPMDQYLGSTPVGSGVYRLHQGKGMMPPPPMGMMPPPPPPPSGQPPPPPSGPLPPWQQQQQQPPPPPPPSSSMASSTPLPWQQNTTTTTTSAGTGSIPPWQQQQAAAAASPGAPQMQGNPTMVPLPPGVQPPLPPGAPPPPPPPPPGSAGMMIPPRGGDGPSHESEDFPRPLVTLPGRQPQQRPWWTGWFGKAA; from the exons ATGGTTGCTCTCAACCCTGATTTCAAGCCACCTGCAGACTACAA ACCTCCAGCAACACGTGTGAGCGATAAAGTAATGATTCCACAAGATGAGTATCCAGAAATCAACTTTGTGGGGCTGCTAATTGGGCCCAG AGGGAACACCTTGAAGAACATAGAGAAGGAGTGTAATGCCAAGATTATGATTCGGGGGAAAGGGTCTGTAAAAGAAGGGAAAGTTGGGCGCAAAGATGGCCAGATGTTGCCAGGAGAAGATGAGCCACTTCATGCCCTGGTGACTGCCAATACCATGGAAAATGTGAAGAAAGCAGTGGAACAG ATAAGAAACATCCTGAAGCAGGGTATTGAGACCCCTGAGGACCAGAATGATCTCCGGAAGATGCAGCTTCGGGAGTTGGCTCGCTTGAACGGGACCCTGCGGGAAGACGACAACAG GATCTTGAGACCCTGGCAGAGCTCAGAGACCCGCAGCATTACTAATACCACAGTGTGTACTAAGTGTGGAGGGGCTGGCCACATTGCTTCTGACTGCAAATTCCAAAG GCCTGGTGATCCTCAGTCTGCTCAGGATAAAGCGCGGATGGATAAAGAGTATCTGTCCCTCATGGCTGAGCTGGGTGAAGCGCCCGTACCGGCATCTGTGGGCTCCACCTCTGGGCCTGCCACCACCCCGCTGGCCAGCGCACCTCGGCCTGCTGCTCCCGCCAACAACCCACCTCCACCG AGCCGCCCACCCTGGATGAGTTCCGGCCCTTCAGAAAGTCGGCCATACCATGGCATGCACGGAGGTGGTCCTGGTGGGCCTGGAGGTGGCCCCCACAGCTTCCCACACCCATTACCCAGCCTGACAGGTGGGCATGGTGGACATCCCATGCAGCACAACCCTAATGGACCCCCACCCCCTTGGATGCAGCCGCCACCGCCACCGATGAACCAGGGCCCCCACCCACCTGGGCACCATGGCCCTCCTCCAATGG ATCAGTACCTGGGAAGTACGCCTGTGGGCTCTGGGGTCTATCGCCTGCATCAAGGAAAAG GTATGATGCCGCCGCCGCCTATGGGCATGatgccgccaccgccgccgccgcccagtgggcagcccccgccccctccctctggTCCTCTTCCCCCatggcaacagcagcagcagcagcctccgCCACCCCCTCCGCCCAGCAGCAGTATGGCTTCCAGTACCCCCTTGCCATGGCAGCAAA ATACGACGACTACCACCACGAGCGCTGGCACAGGGTCCATCCCGCCATGGCAACAGCAGCAGGCGGCTGCCGCAGCTTCTCCAGGAGCCCCTCAGATGCAAGGCAACCCCACTATGGTGCCCCTGCCCCCCGGGGTCCAGCCGCCTCTGCCGCCCGGGGCCCCTCCCCCTCCGCCGCCTCCGCCGCCTGGTTCCGCCGGCATGAT GATCCCTCCCCGCGGCGGCGATGGCCCGAGCCATGAGAGTGAGGACTTTCCGCGCCCATTGGTGACCCTTCCAGGCAGACAGCCTCAGCAGCGCCCCTGGTGGACAGGATGGTTCGGCAAAGCAGCCTGA
- the SF1 gene encoding splicing factor 1 isoform X18, translating into MVALNPDFKPPADYKPPATRVSDKVMIPQDEYPEINFVGLLIGPRGNTLKNIEKECNAKIMIRGKGSVKEGKVGRKDGQMLPGEDEPLHALVTANTMENVKKAVEQIRNILKQGIETPEDQNDLRKMQLRELARLNGTLREDDNRILRPWQSSETRSITNTTVCTKCGGAGHIASDCKFQRPGDPQSAQDKARMDKEYLSLMAELGEAPVPASVGSTSGPATTPLASAPRPAAPANNPPPPSLMSTTQSRPPWMSSGPSESRPYHGMHGGGPGGPGGGPHSFPHPLPSLTGGHGGHPMQHNPNGPPPPWMQPPPPPMNQGPHPPGHHGPPPMDQYLGSTPVGSGVYRLHQGKGMMPPPPMGMMPPPPPPPSGQPPPPPSGPLPPWQQQQQQPPPPPPPSSSMASSTPLPWQQNTTTTTTSAGTGSIPPWQQQQAAAAASPGAPQMQGNPTMVPLPPGVQPPLPPGAPPPPPPPPPGSAGMMIPPRGGDGPSHESEDFPRPLVTLPGRQPQQRPWWTGWFGKAA; encoded by the exons ATGGTTGCTCTCAACCCTGATTTCAAGCCACCTGCAGACTACAA ACCTCCAGCAACACGTGTGAGCGATAAAGTAATGATTCCACAAGATGAGTATCCAGAAATCAACTTTGTGGGGCTGCTAATTGGGCCCAG AGGGAACACCTTGAAGAACATAGAGAAGGAGTGTAATGCCAAGATTATGATTCGGGGGAAAGGGTCTGTAAAAGAAGGGAAAGTTGGGCGCAAAGATGGCCAGATGTTGCCAGGAGAAGATGAGCCACTTCATGCCCTGGTGACTGCCAATACCATGGAAAATGTGAAGAAAGCAGTGGAACAG ATAAGAAACATCCTGAAGCAGGGTATTGAGACCCCTGAGGACCAGAATGATCTCCGGAAGATGCAGCTTCGGGAGTTGGCTCGCTTGAACGGGACCCTGCGGGAAGACGACAACAG GATCTTGAGACCCTGGCAGAGCTCAGAGACCCGCAGCATTACTAATACCACAGTGTGTACTAAGTGTGGAGGGGCTGGCCACATTGCTTCTGACTGCAAATTCCAAAG GCCTGGTGATCCTCAGTCTGCTCAGGATAAAGCGCGGATGGATAAAGAGTATCTGTCCCTCATGGCTGAGCTGGGTGAAGCGCCCGTACCGGCATCTGTGGGCTCCACCTCTGGGCCTGCCACCACCCCGCTGGCCAGCGCACCTCGGCCTGCTGCTCCCGCCAACAACCCACCTCCACCG TCTCTCATGTCCACCACACAGAGCCGCCCACCCTGGATGAGTTCCGGCCCTTCAGAAAGTCGGCCATACCATGGCATGCACGGAGGTGGTCCTGGTGGGCCTGGAGGTGGCCCCCACAGCTTCCCACACCCATTACCCAGCCTGACAGGTGGGCATGGTGGACATCCCATGCAGCACAACCCTAATGGACCCCCACCCCCTTGGATGCAGCCGCCACCGCCACCGATGAACCAGGGCCCCCACCCACCTGGGCACCATGGCCCTCCTCCAATGG ATCAGTACCTGGGAAGTACGCCTGTGGGCTCTGGGGTCTATCGCCTGCATCAAGGAAAAG GTATGATGCCGCCGCCGCCTATGGGCATGatgccgccaccgccgccgccgcccagtgggcagcccccgccccctccctctggTCCTCTTCCCCCatggcaacagcagcagcagcagcctccgCCACCCCCTCCGCCCAGCAGCAGTATGGCTTCCAGTACCCCCTTGCCATGGCAGCAAA ATACGACGACTACCACCACGAGCGCTGGCACAGGGTCCATCCCGCCATGGCAACAGCAGCAGGCGGCTGCCGCAGCTTCTCCAGGAGCCCCTCAGATGCAAGGCAACCCCACTATGGTGCCCCTGCCCCCCGGGGTCCAGCCGCCTCTGCCGCCCGGGGCCCCTCCCCCTCCGCCGCCTCCGCCGCCTGGTTCCGCCGGCATGAT GATCCCTCCCCGCGGCGGCGATGGCCCGAGCCATGAGAGTGAGGACTTTCCGCGCCCATTGGTGACCCTTCCAGGCAGACAGCCTCAGCAGCGCCCCTGGTGGACAGGATGGTTCGGCAAAGCAGCCTGA
- the SF1 gene encoding splicing factor 1 isoform X21, whose translation MVALNPDFKPPADYKPPATRVSDKVMIPQDEYPEINFVGLLIGPRGNTLKNIEKECNAKIMIRGKGSVKEGKVGRKDGQMLPGEDEPLHALVTANTMENVKKAVEQIRNILKQGIETPEDQNDLRKMQLRELARLNGTLREDDNRILRPWQSSETRSITNTTVCTKCGGAGHIASDCKFQRPGDPQSAQDKARMDKEYLSLMAELGEAPVPASVGSTSGPATTPLASAPRPAAPANNPPPPSLMSTTQSRPPWMSSGPSESRPYHGMHGGGPGGPGGGPHSFPHPLPSLTGGHGGHPMQHNPNGPPPPWMQPPPPPMNQGPHPPGHHGPPPMGKSVPGKYACGLWGLSPASRKRYDAAAAYGHDAATAAAAQWAAPAPSLWSSSPMATAAAAASATPSAQQQYGFQYPLAMAAKIPPRGGDGPSHESEDFPRPLVTLPGRQPQQRPWWTGWFGKAA comes from the exons ATGGTTGCTCTCAACCCTGATTTCAAGCCACCTGCAGACTACAA ACCTCCAGCAACACGTGTGAGCGATAAAGTAATGATTCCACAAGATGAGTATCCAGAAATCAACTTTGTGGGGCTGCTAATTGGGCCCAG AGGGAACACCTTGAAGAACATAGAGAAGGAGTGTAATGCCAAGATTATGATTCGGGGGAAAGGGTCTGTAAAAGAAGGGAAAGTTGGGCGCAAAGATGGCCAGATGTTGCCAGGAGAAGATGAGCCACTTCATGCCCTGGTGACTGCCAATACCATGGAAAATGTGAAGAAAGCAGTGGAACAG ATAAGAAACATCCTGAAGCAGGGTATTGAGACCCCTGAGGACCAGAATGATCTCCGGAAGATGCAGCTTCGGGAGTTGGCTCGCTTGAACGGGACCCTGCGGGAAGACGACAACAG GATCTTGAGACCCTGGCAGAGCTCAGAGACCCGCAGCATTACTAATACCACAGTGTGTACTAAGTGTGGAGGGGCTGGCCACATTGCTTCTGACTGCAAATTCCAAAG GCCTGGTGATCCTCAGTCTGCTCAGGATAAAGCGCGGATGGATAAAGAGTATCTGTCCCTCATGGCTGAGCTGGGTGAAGCGCCCGTACCGGCATCTGTGGGCTCCACCTCTGGGCCTGCCACCACCCCGCTGGCCAGCGCACCTCGGCCTGCTGCTCCCGCCAACAACCCACCTCCACCG TCTCTCATGTCCACCACACAGAGCCGCCCACCCTGGATGAGTTCCGGCCCTTCAGAAAGTCGGCCATACCATGGCATGCACGGAGGTGGTCCTGGTGGGCCTGGAGGTGGCCCCCACAGCTTCCCACACCCATTACCCAGCCTGACAGGTGGGCATGGTGGACATCCCATGCAGCACAACCCTAATGGACCCCCACCCCCTTGGATGCAGCCGCCACCGCCACCGATGAACCAGGGCCCCCACCCACCTGGGCACCATGGCCCTCCTCCAATGGGTAA ATCAGTACCTGGGAAGTACGCCTGTGGGCTCTGGGGTCTATCGCCTGCATCAAGGAAAAG GTATGATGCCGCCGCCGCCTATGGGCATGatgccgccaccgccgccgccgcccagtgggcagcccccgccccctccctctggTCCTCTTCCCCCatggcaacagcagcagcagcagcctccgCCACCCCCTCCGCCCAGCAGCAGTATGGCTTCCAGTACCCCCTTGCCATGGCAGCAAA GATCCCTCCCCGCGGCGGCGATGGCCCGAGCCATGAGAGTGAGGACTTTCCGCGCCCATTGGTGACCCTTCCAGGCAGACAGCCTCAGCAGCGCCCCTGGTGGACAGGATGGTTCGGCAAAGCAGCCTGA
- the SF1 gene encoding splicing factor 1 isoform X22 has translation MVALNPDFKPPADYKPPATRVSDKVMIPQDEYPEINFVGLLIGPRGNTLKNIEKECNAKIMIRGKGSVKEGKVGRKDGQMLPGEDEPLHALVTANTMENVKKAVEQIRNILKQGIETPEDQNDLRKMQLRELARLNGTLREDDNRILRPWQSSETRSITNTTVCTKCGGAGHIASDCKFQRPGDPQSAQDKARMDKEYLSLMAELGEAPVPASVGSTSGPATTPLASAPRPAAPANNPPPPSLMSTTQSRPPWMSSGPSESRPYHGMHGGGPGGPGGGPHSFPHPLPSLTGGHGGHPMQHNPNGPPPPWMQPPPPPMNQGPHPPGHHGPPPMDQYLGSTPVGSGVYRLHQGKGMMPPPPMGMMPPPPPPPSGQPPPPPSGPLPPWQQQQQQPPPPPPPSSSMASSTPLPWQQRSLPAAAMARAMRVRTFRAHW, from the exons ATGGTTGCTCTCAACCCTGATTTCAAGCCACCTGCAGACTACAA ACCTCCAGCAACACGTGTGAGCGATAAAGTAATGATTCCACAAGATGAGTATCCAGAAATCAACTTTGTGGGGCTGCTAATTGGGCCCAG AGGGAACACCTTGAAGAACATAGAGAAGGAGTGTAATGCCAAGATTATGATTCGGGGGAAAGGGTCTGTAAAAGAAGGGAAAGTTGGGCGCAAAGATGGCCAGATGTTGCCAGGAGAAGATGAGCCACTTCATGCCCTGGTGACTGCCAATACCATGGAAAATGTGAAGAAAGCAGTGGAACAG ATAAGAAACATCCTGAAGCAGGGTATTGAGACCCCTGAGGACCAGAATGATCTCCGGAAGATGCAGCTTCGGGAGTTGGCTCGCTTGAACGGGACCCTGCGGGAAGACGACAACAG GATCTTGAGACCCTGGCAGAGCTCAGAGACCCGCAGCATTACTAATACCACAGTGTGTACTAAGTGTGGAGGGGCTGGCCACATTGCTTCTGACTGCAAATTCCAAAG GCCTGGTGATCCTCAGTCTGCTCAGGATAAAGCGCGGATGGATAAAGAGTATCTGTCCCTCATGGCTGAGCTGGGTGAAGCGCCCGTACCGGCATCTGTGGGCTCCACCTCTGGGCCTGCCACCACCCCGCTGGCCAGCGCACCTCGGCCTGCTGCTCCCGCCAACAACCCACCTCCACCG TCTCTCATGTCCACCACACAGAGCCGCCCACCCTGGATGAGTTCCGGCCCTTCAGAAAGTCGGCCATACCATGGCATGCACGGAGGTGGTCCTGGTGGGCCTGGAGGTGGCCCCCACAGCTTCCCACACCCATTACCCAGCCTGACAGGTGGGCATGGTGGACATCCCATGCAGCACAACCCTAATGGACCCCCACCCCCTTGGATGCAGCCGCCACCGCCACCGATGAACCAGGGCCCCCACCCACCTGGGCACCATGGCCCTCCTCCAATGG ATCAGTACCTGGGAAGTACGCCTGTGGGCTCTGGGGTCTATCGCCTGCATCAAGGAAAAG GTATGATGCCGCCGCCGCCTATGGGCATGatgccgccaccgccgccgccgcccagtgggcagcccccgccccctccctctggTCCTCTTCCCCCatggcaacagcagcagcagcagcctccgCCACCCCCTCCGCCCAGCAGCAGTATGGCTTCCAGTACCCCCTTGCCATGGCAGCAAA GATCCCTCCCCGCGGCGGCGATGGCCCGAGCCATGAGAGTGAGGACTTTCCGCGCCCATTGGTGA
- the SF1 gene encoding splicing factor 1 isoform X17: MVALNPDFKPPADYKPPATRVSDKVMIPQDEYPEINFVGLLIGPRGNTLKNIEKECNAKIMIRGKGSVKEGKVGRKDGQMLPGEDEPLHALVTANTMENVKKAVEQIRNILKQGIETPEDQNDLRKMQLRELARLNGTLREDDNRILRPWQSSETRSITNTTVCTKCGGAGHIASDCKFQRPGDPQSAQDKARMDKEYLSLMAELGEAPVPASVGSTSGPATTPLASAPRPAAPANNPPPPSLMSTTQSRPPWMSSGPSESRPYHGMHGGGPGGPGGGPHSFPHPLPSLTGGHGGHPMQHNPNGPPPPWMQPPPPPMNQGPHPPGHHGPPPMDQYLGSTPVGSGVYRLHQGKGMMPPPPMGMMPPPPPPPSGQPPPPPSGPLPPWQQQQQQPPPPPPPSSSMASSTPLPWQQNTTTTTTSAGTGSIPPWQQQQAAAAASPGAPQMQGNPTMVPLPPGVQPPLPPGAPPPPPPPPPGSAGMMYAPPPPPPPPMDPSNFVTMMGMGVAGMPPFGMPPAPPPPPPQN; the protein is encoded by the exons ATGGTTGCTCTCAACCCTGATTTCAAGCCACCTGCAGACTACAA ACCTCCAGCAACACGTGTGAGCGATAAAGTAATGATTCCACAAGATGAGTATCCAGAAATCAACTTTGTGGGGCTGCTAATTGGGCCCAG AGGGAACACCTTGAAGAACATAGAGAAGGAGTGTAATGCCAAGATTATGATTCGGGGGAAAGGGTCTGTAAAAGAAGGGAAAGTTGGGCGCAAAGATGGCCAGATGTTGCCAGGAGAAGATGAGCCACTTCATGCCCTGGTGACTGCCAATACCATGGAAAATGTGAAGAAAGCAGTGGAACAG ATAAGAAACATCCTGAAGCAGGGTATTGAGACCCCTGAGGACCAGAATGATCTCCGGAAGATGCAGCTTCGGGAGTTGGCTCGCTTGAACGGGACCCTGCGGGAAGACGACAACAG GATCTTGAGACCCTGGCAGAGCTCAGAGACCCGCAGCATTACTAATACCACAGTGTGTACTAAGTGTGGAGGGGCTGGCCACATTGCTTCTGACTGCAAATTCCAAAG GCCTGGTGATCCTCAGTCTGCTCAGGATAAAGCGCGGATGGATAAAGAGTATCTGTCCCTCATGGCTGAGCTGGGTGAAGCGCCCGTACCGGCATCTGTGGGCTCCACCTCTGGGCCTGCCACCACCCCGCTGGCCAGCGCACCTCGGCCTGCTGCTCCCGCCAACAACCCACCTCCACCG TCTCTCATGTCCACCACACAGAGCCGCCCACCCTGGATGAGTTCCGGCCCTTCAGAAAGTCGGCCATACCATGGCATGCACGGAGGTGGTCCTGGTGGGCCTGGAGGTGGCCCCCACAGCTTCCCACACCCATTACCCAGCCTGACAGGTGGGCATGGTGGACATCCCATGCAGCACAACCCTAATGGACCCCCACCCCCTTGGATGCAGCCGCCACCGCCACCGATGAACCAGGGCCCCCACCCACCTGGGCACCATGGCCCTCCTCCAATGG ATCAGTACCTGGGAAGTACGCCTGTGGGCTCTGGGGTCTATCGCCTGCATCAAGGAAAAG GTATGATGCCGCCGCCGCCTATGGGCATGatgccgccaccgccgccgccgcccagtgggcagcccccgccccctccctctggTCCTCTTCCCCCatggcaacagcagcagcagcagcctccgCCACCCCCTCCGCCCAGCAGCAGTATGGCTTCCAGTACCCCCTTGCCATGGCAGCAAA ATACGACGACTACCACCACGAGCGCTGGCACAGGGTCCATCCCGCCATGGCAACAGCAGCAGGCGGCTGCCGCAGCTTCTCCAGGAGCCCCTCAGATGCAAGGCAACCCCACTATGGTGCCCCTGCCCCCCGGGGTCCAGCCGCCTCTGCCGCCCGGGGCCCCTCCCCCTCCGCCGCCTCCGCCGCCTGGTTCCGCCGGCATGATGTatgccccaccccctcctcctccgcctcccATGGACCCTTCTAACTTTGTCACCATGATGGGCATGGGGGTGGCGGGCATGCCGCCCTTCGGGATGCCTCCAGCTCCCCCACCGCCTCCACCACAGAACTAG
- the SF1 gene encoding splicing factor 1 isoform X19, whose product MVALNPDFKPPADYKPPATRVSDKVMIPQDEYPEINFVGLLIGPRGNTLKNIEKECNAKIMIRGKGSVKEGKVGRKDGQMLPGEDEPLHALVTANTMENVKKAVEQIRNILKQGIETPEDQNDLRKMQLRELARLNGTLREDDNRILRPWQSSETRSITNTTVCTKCGGAGHIASDCKFQRPGDPQSAQDKARMDKEYLSLMAELGEAPVPASVGSTSGPATTPLASAPRPAAPANNPPPPSRPPWMSSGPSESRPYHGMHGGGPGGPGGGPHSFPHPLPSLTGGHGGHPMQHNPNGPPPPWMQPPPPPMNQGPHPPGHHGPPPMDQYLGSTPVGSGVYRLHQGKGMMPPPPMGMMPPPPPPPSGQPPPPPSGPLPPWQQQQQQPPPPPPPSSSMASSTPLPWQQNTTTTTTSAGTGSIPPWQQQQAAAAASPGAPQMQGNPTMVPLPPGVQPPLPPGAPPPPPPPPPGSAGMMYAPPPPPPPPMDPSNFVTMMGMGVAGMPPFGMPPAPPPPPPQN is encoded by the exons ATGGTTGCTCTCAACCCTGATTTCAAGCCACCTGCAGACTACAA ACCTCCAGCAACACGTGTGAGCGATAAAGTAATGATTCCACAAGATGAGTATCCAGAAATCAACTTTGTGGGGCTGCTAATTGGGCCCAG AGGGAACACCTTGAAGAACATAGAGAAGGAGTGTAATGCCAAGATTATGATTCGGGGGAAAGGGTCTGTAAAAGAAGGGAAAGTTGGGCGCAAAGATGGCCAGATGTTGCCAGGAGAAGATGAGCCACTTCATGCCCTGGTGACTGCCAATACCATGGAAAATGTGAAGAAAGCAGTGGAACAG ATAAGAAACATCCTGAAGCAGGGTATTGAGACCCCTGAGGACCAGAATGATCTCCGGAAGATGCAGCTTCGGGAGTTGGCTCGCTTGAACGGGACCCTGCGGGAAGACGACAACAG GATCTTGAGACCCTGGCAGAGCTCAGAGACCCGCAGCATTACTAATACCACAGTGTGTACTAAGTGTGGAGGGGCTGGCCACATTGCTTCTGACTGCAAATTCCAAAG GCCTGGTGATCCTCAGTCTGCTCAGGATAAAGCGCGGATGGATAAAGAGTATCTGTCCCTCATGGCTGAGCTGGGTGAAGCGCCCGTACCGGCATCTGTGGGCTCCACCTCTGGGCCTGCCACCACCCCGCTGGCCAGCGCACCTCGGCCTGCTGCTCCCGCCAACAACCCACCTCCACCG AGCCGCCCACCCTGGATGAGTTCCGGCCCTTCAGAAAGTCGGCCATACCATGGCATGCACGGAGGTGGTCCTGGTGGGCCTGGAGGTGGCCCCCACAGCTTCCCACACCCATTACCCAGCCTGACAGGTGGGCATGGTGGACATCCCATGCAGCACAACCCTAATGGACCCCCACCCCCTTGGATGCAGCCGCCACCGCCACCGATGAACCAGGGCCCCCACCCACCTGGGCACCATGGCCCTCCTCCAATGG ATCAGTACCTGGGAAGTACGCCTGTGGGCTCTGGGGTCTATCGCCTGCATCAAGGAAAAG GTATGATGCCGCCGCCGCCTATGGGCATGatgccgccaccgccgccgccgcccagtgggcagcccccgccccctccctctggTCCTCTTCCCCCatggcaacagcagcagcagcagcctccgCCACCCCCTCCGCCCAGCAGCAGTATGGCTTCCAGTACCCCCTTGCCATGGCAGCAAA ATACGACGACTACCACCACGAGCGCTGGCACAGGGTCCATCCCGCCATGGCAACAGCAGCAGGCGGCTGCCGCAGCTTCTCCAGGAGCCCCTCAGATGCAAGGCAACCCCACTATGGTGCCCCTGCCCCCCGGGGTCCAGCCGCCTCTGCCGCCCGGGGCCCCTCCCCCTCCGCCGCCTCCGCCGCCTGGTTCCGCCGGCATGATGTatgccccaccccctcctcctccgcctcccATGGACCCTTCTAACTTTGTCACCATGATGGGCATGGGGGTGGCGGGCATGCCGCCCTTCGGGATGCCTCCAGCTCCCCCACCGCCTCCACCACAGAACTAG